A region of Liolophura sinensis isolate JHLJ2023 chromosome 8, CUHK_Ljap_v2, whole genome shotgun sequence DNA encodes the following proteins:
- the LOC135473389 gene encoding LOW QUALITY PROTEIN: protein ABHD18-like (The sequence of the model RefSeq protein was modified relative to this genomic sequence to represent the inferred CDS: deleted 1 base in 1 codon) — protein sequence MSRFDQLYRRILITKFFTKGWGKPDNLKRLFEFRQIISNRESCQTLVSPDYPVHIDKEYVQGSVRTLEGHFVSPFSRCLPGVMPKEVERAKFQVILPKEWKTKLRPVCLHLAGTGDHFFWRRRTLMAKPLLKEAGVASIILENPFYGERKPKHQIRSSLHNVSDLFVMGGALVLESLVLLHWCERQGYGPLAITGVSMGGHMASAAATSWHKPVSLVPCLSWSTASCSFTQMASLAAANWIRPVSLVPCLSWSTASCVFTQGVLSGAIPWDILQLQYFENSVYEKELRQLIHSQKMMHITWDKSLYRVTLQIWDRRPRGKDTAILPQSVFYNKFTLDGSEYHHRGSRSTFLNLPSYTSLLPGQKKTTLRSEALEFMRGVMDEFTHLGNFSRPLDTSLIIIVAAKKDAYIPRDGVLSLEEIWPGRRCGTLTQGTLQRASSNRMSSGENNARLCSTQLQPCFKSMDPIGYHCLGKQYVIHCKDRHKSTTADKDTALDCHEKLWKLSVYPVPLIFDV from the exons ATGAGCAGATTTGATCAGCTCTATCGCCGAATCCTCATCACAAAGTTTTTTACCAAAGGATGGGGCAAACCAGACAACCTCAAACG GTTGTTCGAGTTCCGACAGATCATATCAAACCGAGAGTCCTGCCAGACACTGGTTTCTCCTGACTATCCTGTCCACATTGACAAG GAGTATGTTCAAGGCAGTGTTCGCACACTGGAGGGTCACTTTGTATCCCCATTTTCGCGTTGTCTACCAGGGGTGATGCCCAAAGAAGTGGAAAGGGCAAA GTTCCAAGTGATCCTACCTAAAGAATGGAAAACCAAGTTACGTCCTGTGTGTTTACACCTGGCTGGTACAGGAGATCAT TTTTTCTGGAGACGCCGTACTCTGATGGCCAAACCACTGTTGAAGGAGGCAGGCGTGGCATCCATAATCTTAGAGAACCCTTTCT ATGGAGAAAGGAAGCCCAAACATCAGAT CCGGTCCAGCCTGCACAACGTGAGTGACCTGTTTGTGATGGGTGGGGCGCTTGTACTGGAGTCCCTGGTTCTCCTTCACTGGTGTGAACGACAGGGTTATGGGCCTTTAGCAATCACCGGCGTTTCCATGGGAGGACAT ATGGCTTCAGCTGCTGCGACAAGCTGGCACAAACCAGTCTCTCTGGTACCATGCCTGTCCTGGAGCACTGCGTCATGTAGCTTTACACAG ATGGCTTCCCTTGCTGCTGCCAACTGGATCAGACCTGTTTCTTTGGTTCCTTGTTTGTCCTGGAGTACAGCTTCATGTGTCTTCACCCAG GGTGTCTTGAGTGGCGCCATTCCTTGGGATATTCTCCAGTTACAGTATTTTGAGAACAGTGTCTATGAGAAGGAGTTAAGGCAACTGATCCACTCCCAGAAGAT GATGCATATCACCTGGGACAAAAGTTTGTACAGAGTTACTCTTCAGATATGGGACAGA AGACCCAGGGGGAAAGACACGGCGATATTGCCACAGTCAGTGTTTTATAACAAGTTTACCTTGGACGGCAGTGAATACCACCACAGGGGCTCTAGAAGTACTTTTCTCAACCTGCCTAGTTACACGTCCCTTCTGCCTGGCCAGAAGAAAACCACACTGCGGAGTGAGGCACTGGAATTCATGCGGGGTGTCATGGACGAGTTCACCCACCTGGGCAACTTCTCTCGGCCACTCGACACGAGT TTGATCATCATTGTGGCAGCTAAGAAAGACGCATACATACCTCGGGACGGGGTGCTGAGTCTGGAGGAGATCTGGCCGGGGCGGAGGTGCGGTACATTGACACAGGGCACGTTGCAGCGTGCCTCTTCAAACaggatgtcttcaggtgagaaTAATGCAAGGCTCTGTTCTACACAACTACAACCGTGTTTCAAAAGCATGGACCCTATTGGTTATCACTGTCTAG GAAAGCAATATGTGATACATTGCAAAGACAGGCACAAAAGTACTACAGCTGACAAAGATACTGCACTGGACTGTCATGAGAAGCTGTGGAAATTGTCAGTATACCCAGTGCCTTTAATTTTTGATGTGTGA